The window AAATTAATGGATCTAGTCAACATTTTATTAGTTTGAATCACTTGAACGCCAACAAATTCTTGACTTGAATTTATAATAATTTTTTCATTGGGTTTAGGACGTTGGGGTAAGCGAATATAAATACGATTATTTATAATAATTGGTTTTATATCAACATAAAAAGCAATTTTTTGGTTTGAACTATTAATAATACTTGTTGAAAAAATAACTTTTGGCATTTTTTGCATATCTTCATTTGTTAATTTATTAAATTCATAAGCAATATAATAATCGTCATTTTCTGTTTTTAAAAAATAATCTAAAACTTTTAATTTATATCTGGTTTCACTAAAACTACATGCAGAAATGGTGCTGATAATAGGTATTGATATTAATGAAGCAATAAGTAAGTTTCAGTATTTATTTTTATTTTTTAATCTCATAGTTTATTCAATCCACTAAACAAATAAATATTTATATTTTATACCGGTTGTAATTAAGTTAAATTTAAATAAAAATTAATGCTATTTTTAGTTAAATTAAAAAATAATTTTTGGAACATTATATTGTGTAAATTTCCTATATTATTATAATATAAAAAAATACTTTAAGAACATTGGGAGGTTCTTAAAGTAAGAATTTAATTTTTATAAAAATTAATAATTAATTAAAGCATGAACTTTTCCACTTAGTTTTTCTTCACCTTTTAGAAATCCTAAACGAATTAAATAAACACTCCCTGCTACAATTCCTTTAGCTTGACGAACAAGATTTTCAATCGCAGCAACAGTCCCTCCTGTTGCTAATAAATCATCAACAATTAAAACGCGTTGGTTTGGTTTTAGTGCATCTTTGTGCATCTCCACACGAGAACTACCATATTCTAATGTGTACTCAGCACTATAAACATCATTTGGTAACTTATTTGGTTTACGTACCAAAATAAATGGCTTATTTAATTTGATTGATAATGGTGCTGCAAACAAAAAACCACGCGACTCCGCACCTATTATAGCATCTATATTTAATGATTTAGCAAAGTCAGCAAAATCATCAACAATCTTTTCAATAATTTTTGGTTCTAAAAATAAAGGAGTAATATCCTTAAAAACGATTCCTTTTTTAGGGAAGTCTGGTACATCCCTGATTTTTGATTTAATGTAATCAATATTGATCATAATCGTTATAAATCTTTCTTTTAAAATTTATTTATATTCATAATTTCTTGTTCATCAAATTTATCATAAACATTATCTGCATTATCATCCTTAGCTAATAAACCTTTACTAATATAAACCATTTTCATTCATAAATAATGAATAATTATGATTGATAAATAATGAGTAGATATTAAACTAAATAAAATAATTGCATTAAAACTAATTAAAACAAATGGTGTAAAAATCATTAATCACAATAATGCAAATAATATCACAATGTATATTATATTATAAGTATTAAAGTATTTAATTAAAGAATCTTGAATTTGAAATTGTAATTGTTTTTTTGTTACATGCTTCATTAAATCCAAAGTTCGTTTTAAATTTAAACAAATATGTAAACTAAAACTAGTCATTAAAACAAAACTCGTGTTAATTGCAATAATTGATATTTGATTATTAAATAAACGTAATAATCCAGCAATACCAAAGCTAATTAACGATGTACAAATGAGATTAATTATTATGGGGATTATTGATTGGGGTTTTAGTCAAATGCTTGATCAAATTAAAATAATAGCAAAGATAATAAAATACGCAGCAATTGAATTTGTAATATTATTAATTAAATGATATTGACTACTTCTATAAACAATTGCATCACTAAACCGGTGATTTAAACTGATCAAATCTATTTCACTTAAAACATTTGGTTTTTTAGCATCAAATTGCATTGATACTACTCCATCATTAATCTTATAATCTAAAATAGTTTTGAACTCGTGAGAATTAAAGTCTTTTAAATCACTTTTCATAATTAACTCATATACAGAACCAAAACTAAAACTATGGTTTGGAACAATAAAACCTAAAATAAATAAGCCAATAAAAGCTAAAATAAAGATAAAAATTAAAAAACTAATTCTATAAACCTTTTGATTCATGATTTTAAAAATCAATCGTTGGTATTTTTGTTGATCGTTTCATTCAAATTTATCATCAAAACGATTTTGGTTAATTGCATTAGTTGCAACTAAATATTTTCTTCATAGATGTAGTTTTGGAAGATGATGAGCAAGTGATCACAACATATACATCATTACAATAAATAATATATAAGATATTAACAAACAAGAAAAAGTTATTAAAATCAAATTAAAACCAAAAATACTAATGTTATTTTTACCAAAATACATAAAAACTAAACTGATAAAAATCATTAATAAATAAAACATTCCTTGATTAACAATCGTTTTATTTAAACTAATTCTTAAAGCGTTTTTATAAGAAAATTTTTGTTGAATTAAATGTTTTATATGGTTATTGAAATCAACTAAATTTAATAATGGCCAACAAATACCAATAATTAATGCACTATAAGTTTCTGTACTAAAT is drawn from Ureaplasma parvum serovar 3 str. ATCC 27815 and contains these coding sequences:
- a CDS encoding adenine phosphoribosyltransferase → MINIDYIKSKIRDVPDFPKKGIVFKDITPLFLEPKIIEKIVDDFADFAKSLNIDAIIGAESRGFLFAAPLSIKLNKPFILVRKPNKLPNDVYSAEYTLEYGSSRVEMHKDALKPNQRVLIVDDLLATGGTVAAIENLVRQAKGIVAGSVYLIRLGFLKGEEKLSGKVHALINY